In a genomic window of uncultured Flavobacterium sp.:
- a CDS encoding glycoside hydrolase family 97 protein — protein sequence MNFQSQKMLLQIRLGKKVALLLFVCANSLWVQAQEITSPNKNLSLKFELKEGGIPSYQLSYKQKAVIKPSSLGLELQNLPSFLDGFTVTNTAQSSVDDTWNPVLGEEKTIRNNYNELVVTLAQAKNNNRYIRIRFRLFNDGLGFRYEFPKQNDLNYFVIKEERSEFNLAGNHKIFWIPGDYDTNEYAYTTSKISEVPSLMKKATIDINSQWPIKELSVQTPSMMKSDDGLYINIHEAGLINYPAMYLEVDAVNYKMRSHLAPDAVGAKGYMQTDAQSPWRTIVVSDKATEILASKLILNLNEPTSYKDVSWIKPVKFIGIWWEYFVAGRSTWAFGKETNVKLTDDFTKLTPNGKHGATTERAKEYIDFASKNGFDAILIEGWNIGWEDWINNWKEEVFDYVTAYPDFDVKAVHAYAASKGVKIIMHHETSGSATNYERRLDRAFQFMNDNGYDAVKTGYVGKIIPRGEHHDGQWMVNHYINVAKRAADYKIMIDSHEAVRPTGLNRTFPNWIAQESARGTEFESMGGLAPDHTTILPFTRLMGGPMDYTPGIFQTDLSYYGTGSTQRVNTTLVKQLAYYVTMYSPLQMAADIPGNYERFPDAFQFIKDVAVDWDNSYILEAEPGDYITIARKAKGKDAWFIGGITDENSRTANITFDYLPAGKKFIATIYADAKEANWNENPQKYTVTKVVVTSKTILKQYLAPGGGVAISIKEGNATELKGLKKL from the coding sequence ATGAATTTTCAATCCCAAAAAATGCTGCTTCAAATTCGTTTGGGCAAAAAAGTAGCGCTTTTACTTTTTGTGTGTGCAAACTCATTATGGGTTCAGGCACAGGAAATAACTTCGCCAAACAAAAATCTTTCTCTAAAATTTGAATTAAAAGAAGGTGGAATTCCATCTTACCAATTATCATATAAACAAAAAGCAGTTATAAAACCAAGTTCTTTGGGTTTAGAACTTCAAAATTTGCCTTCGTTTTTGGATGGTTTTACCGTTACAAATACAGCACAATCCTCTGTTGATGATACTTGGAATCCGGTTTTAGGCGAAGAAAAAACAATCCGCAACAATTACAATGAATTGGTTGTCACTTTGGCGCAAGCAAAAAATAACAACAGATATATTCGCATTCGTTTCCGTTTATTCAATGACGGATTAGGTTTTAGATATGAATTTCCGAAGCAAAATGACTTGAATTATTTTGTAATAAAAGAAGAACGTTCTGAATTTAATTTGGCTGGAAATCATAAAATCTTCTGGATTCCGGGAGATTATGATACCAATGAATATGCTTATACAACTTCGAAAATTTCTGAAGTTCCTTCGTTAATGAAGAAAGCTACGATCGATATCAATTCGCAATGGCCTATCAAAGAATTGTCTGTGCAAACGCCATCAATGATGAAATCTGATGACGGTTTATACATCAACATTCACGAAGCAGGTTTGATCAATTATCCGGCAATGTATCTTGAAGTTGATGCCGTAAATTACAAAATGCGCAGTCATTTAGCGCCTGATGCCGTTGGTGCAAAAGGATATATGCAAACCGATGCGCAATCGCCTTGGAGAACTATTGTAGTAAGCGATAAAGCAACTGAAATTTTGGCTTCAAAATTAATCCTGAACCTCAACGAACCAACAAGTTACAAAGATGTTTCGTGGATAAAACCGGTAAAATTTATCGGAATTTGGTGGGAATATTTTGTAGCAGGAAGAAGTACGTGGGCATTCGGAAAAGAAACAAACGTAAAATTAACAGATGATTTTACCAAACTGACGCCAAACGGAAAACACGGAGCCACAACAGAACGCGCAAAAGAATATATTGATTTTGCATCTAAAAATGGTTTTGATGCAATCCTGATCGAAGGTTGGAATATTGGCTGGGAAGACTGGATCAACAACTGGAAAGAGGAAGTTTTTGATTACGTAACCGCTTATCCTGATTTTGATGTAAAAGCAGTTCATGCATATGCAGCTTCAAAAGGTGTAAAAATTATCATGCACCACGAAACTTCAGGATCAGCAACAAATTATGAGCGTCGTTTAGATCGTGCTTTTCAGTTTATGAATGACAATGGTTACGATGCTGTAAAAACAGGTTATGTAGGTAAAATTATTCCGCGTGGCGAACATCATGACGGACAATGGATGGTCAATCATTACATTAATGTAGCCAAACGTGCAGCCGATTATAAAATCATGATTGACAGTCACGAAGCGGTTCGACCAACAGGTTTAAACAGAACTTTCCCAAACTGGATTGCACAAGAATCTGCACGTGGAACGGAGTTTGAATCTATGGGAGGATTAGCGCCGGATCACACCACGATTTTGCCATTTACACGTTTAATGGGTGGACCAATGGATTATACTCCGGGAATTTTCCAGACCGATCTTTCATATTACGGAACAGGAAGTACACAACGTGTGAATACAACTTTGGTAAAACAATTGGCATATTATGTTACGATGTATAGTCCGTTGCAAATGGCAGCTGATATTCCTGGAAACTACGAGCGTTTTCCAGATGCATTTCAGTTCATCAAAGATGTTGCTGTAGATTGGGATAACAGTTATATTCTTGAAGCTGAACCGGGAGATTATATCACGATTGCTCGTAAAGCAAAAGGAAAAGACGCTTGGTTTATTGGAGGAATCACAGACGAAAACTCAAGAACTGCCAACATTACTTTTGATTATTTACCAGCCGGAAAAAAATTCATCGCTACAATTTACGCTGATGCGAAAGAAGCGAATTGGAATGAAAACCCACAAAAATATACCGTAACTAAAGTTGTTGTAACCTCAAAAACAATTTTAAAACAGTATTTAGCTCCGGGCGGAGGTGTTGCAATTAGCATTAAGGAAGGAAATGCTACAGAATTAAAGGGATTGAAAAAGTTATAA
- a CDS encoding RagB/SusD family nutrient uptake outer membrane protein → MKIKNIVIAGSVCFLSLFSCSDINENIYDKYQPDSFYGTPEGANLALASVYAEIPGDFERKGVPGVGYAGADNGWYDMNCMSSDEQVIPHRNDGNWQQDFARLHKHVWLPTESIINNTWRWLYNGIFKANLAVELLEKSNADASKIAEAKVVRAFFYYLLIDDFGDVPFYTDNNTTVDKIPQASRKVVYDFIVKELTDNVELLSVTKGGKYYGRFNKWAGYTLLAKVYLNAKVYTGEAKWNECLAACNKVSEGGYTLHSGDENTASPLGNKYYELFGDVLPDDETILPIYATLDVVSRNIYTNRSLYGPHGKSLFGFDTWNGTIVPKDFFLKYALNDVRRKQFLVGEQKGGFNYTLDVASLDDPGADPQAGVRNIKFYPAGAISGGGASNDFPIYRYADVILMMAECNVRLGNPGAAKPFVDQIRKRAGLAALDANPTLDNIYDERGFELNWEGHRRQDMIRFDKFLLANEFRPESPAYRKLFPIPTSALDANPGLKQNPGY, encoded by the coding sequence ATGAAAATTAAAAATATAGTAATAGCAGGAAGCGTATGTTTCCTAAGCCTTTTTAGCTGTTCTGATATCAACGAAAATATATACGACAAATATCAACCAGACAGCTTTTATGGAACTCCTGAAGGAGCAAATCTTGCCTTAGCAAGTGTTTACGCAGAAATTCCAGGAGATTTTGAACGTAAAGGCGTACCAGGTGTTGGTTATGCAGGAGCAGATAACGGCTGGTATGACATGAACTGTATGTCATCAGATGAGCAGGTAATTCCGCATAGAAATGATGGTAACTGGCAACAGGATTTTGCTCGTTTGCACAAACATGTATGGCTTCCAACTGAGTCCATTATTAACAATACATGGAGATGGTTATACAATGGTATTTTCAAAGCCAATTTAGCGGTTGAATTATTAGAAAAATCAAATGCTGATGCTTCAAAAATTGCTGAAGCAAAAGTAGTACGTGCCTTCTTTTATTATTTATTGATAGACGATTTTGGAGATGTTCCTTTTTATACGGATAACAATACTACAGTAGATAAAATTCCTCAGGCAAGCCGTAAAGTAGTATATGATTTTATTGTAAAAGAATTGACTGATAATGTAGAACTTCTTTCAGTGACAAAAGGAGGAAAATATTACGGAAGATTCAATAAATGGGCAGGATATACCTTATTAGCAAAAGTATATCTAAATGCAAAAGTATACACAGGAGAAGCAAAATGGAACGAATGCTTGGCAGCTTGTAATAAAGTAAGTGAAGGCGGATATACACTACACTCAGGTGATGAAAATACTGCCAGCCCATTAGGAAATAAATATTACGAATTATTTGGAGATGTATTGCCGGATGATGAAACTATTTTACCTATCTATGCTACACTTGATGTTGTTTCTCGTAATATTTATACCAATCGTAGTTTATATGGTCCGCATGGTAAATCTTTATTTGGATTTGATACTTGGAACGGAACTATAGTGCCTAAAGATTTCTTCCTGAAATATGCTTTAAACGATGTTAGAAGAAAACAGTTTTTAGTTGGAGAACAAAAAGGCGGATTTAATTATACGCTTGATGTTGCTTCTTTAGACGATCCGGGAGCTGATCCTCAGGCTGGAGTTCGTAACATTAAGTTTTATCCTGCTGGAGCAATATCTGGTGGAGGAGCTTCAAATGACTTTCCAATTTACAGATATGCTGACGTAATTTTAATGATGGCAGAATGTAATGTTCGTTTAGGAAATCCTGGTGCGGCAAAACCTTTTGTAGATCAAATAAGAAAACGTGCAGGTTTAGCTGCTCTTGACGCAAACCCAACTCTTGATAATATTTATGATGAAAGAGGTTTTGAATTAAACTGGGAAGGTCACAGAAGACAAGACATGATTCGTTTTGACAAATTTTTATTGGCAAACGAATTCAGACCAGAATCTCCTGCTTACAGAAAATTGTTCCCAATTCCAACATCTGCATTAGATGCTAATCCTGGACTTAAACAAAACCCAGGTTACTAA
- a CDS encoding Ig-like domain-containing protein: protein MKIKITPRLFHFTKTIVCFLLLFASSVYAQDPAQYGTPYTGVPDPRDANIYQVHIRPHSASGTLAAVTSDLDRIKSLGINVLYLMPIYPYGTDSRSSNSPYCIKDYKSVGSEYGTLTDMRNLVDAAHAKGMAVMLDIAVNGTSWDHPWTVSHPEYYQRTGTTINQLANFSDIAALDLNNTALRAAMKDAMRYWIFAANIDGYRCDFANNPPIDFWTEIISNLRGITSHNLLMLAEGDRLQNFQAGFDMNFGDKWFYDALKNVAGGGPVSTRFQTTNDMEYTYATGSQQEVRWTANHDSENNSDTAPFTVFKSNAGVVANFLVSGYMKGVPFLTSGQEVAFNQVIPWPYTSVKINWSNTAATPEFAKILNFRNSSAAIRRGTMTPYASDDICAFTKTLGTEKVIVMTNLRNASKTFVIPAALAGTYKDAYTGANVTLVSGATQSFNAFQYIVLTNTNVATVAVTGVSVSPTTATVGLGSTQQLNPTIAPANATNQNVTWTSSNTAVATVNASGLVTAVSAGTTTITVKTVDGNKTATSAITVAAIPVSSVSVSPTTASLYAGNTQQLSATISPANATNKTVTWSSSNTAVATVNSSGLVTAVSAGTANITVTTQDGSKTAIAAITVNANTNFTVYFYKPSNWGTGIKIYYWSALPTGVLADASWPGVNMTDAGNGWYSYTFTNVTSTNLIFNDGTSQTADLNRNKTGWYMNTTWYDSNPGTVVAVTGVTLSPTTATLLVGATQQLTPTVAPATATNKAVTYSSSNTAVATVNASGLITAVAAGSATITVTTQDGAKTATCAVTVNATNVAVTSVSLSPTSASLSVGGTQQLTPTILPANATNKSVNYSSSNTAVATVNSSGLVTAVANGSATITVTTVDGSKTSTCAVTVSTATGTYYTIKNRWTGAYLSDAGANVGYGATVANNNYKWQKIAIDATYFVLKNVATGELMNIESQTGNVQANITDTTFWSAQWSSDYIDGTWVRLRNRWQTGNIIHVENQTGSAQYGNSQDGWYSAQWQLETTTVSTSKSVVNSKDVSSSEKVIGIYPNPSTDNQFHVLLPESETGDVTTITVSDMNGRTVLTEKLSTSGQINHNLAEGLYIVNINSNEYNVTKKLIVK, encoded by the coding sequence ATGAAAATAAAAATTACCCCAAGATTATTTCATTTTACGAAAACAATAGTCTGTTTTCTGTTATTATTTGCAAGTTCAGTGTATGCACAAGATCCGGCTCAATATGGTACGCCATATACAGGAGTTCCGGACCCGAGAGATGCAAATATTTATCAAGTTCATATTCGTCCGCATAGTGCTTCCGGAACTTTAGCCGCAGTTACGTCTGATTTGGATCGAATTAAATCACTTGGTATCAATGTACTTTATTTGATGCCTATTTATCCTTACGGAACTGATTCAAGAAGTTCTAATTCTCCTTATTGTATCAAAGATTACAAATCTGTAGGTTCTGAATACGGAACACTTACAGATATGCGTAATCTGGTAGATGCTGCCCATGCCAAAGGTATGGCGGTAATGCTTGACATTGCTGTAAACGGTACTTCATGGGATCATCCCTGGACCGTATCTCATCCGGAATATTATCAAAGAACCGGAACAACGATTAATCAGCTGGCAAATTTTAGCGATATAGCAGCACTGGATCTTAACAATACTGCACTTAGGGCAGCAATGAAAGATGCTATGCGTTATTGGATTTTTGCAGCAAATATTGATGGATATCGTTGTGATTTTGCTAATAATCCTCCCATTGATTTCTGGACAGAAATTATTAGTAACTTAAGAGGTATTACTTCTCATAACTTATTAATGCTTGCCGAAGGAGATCGTTTACAAAATTTTCAGGCAGGATTTGATATGAATTTTGGTGATAAATGGTTTTATGATGCGTTGAAAAATGTTGCAGGCGGAGGTCCGGTTTCTACAAGATTCCAAACCACAAATGACATGGAATATACCTATGCAACAGGAAGTCAGCAAGAAGTAAGATGGACTGCAAACCATGATTCAGAAAACAATAGCGATACTGCTCCTTTTACTGTATTTAAAAGTAATGCCGGAGTAGTGGCAAATTTCTTAGTTTCGGGTTATATGAAAGGAGTTCCTTTTTTAACAAGCGGACAAGAAGTAGCTTTTAATCAAGTAATTCCGTGGCCTTATACAAGCGTAAAAATCAACTGGAGCAATACCGCTGCCACACCGGAATTTGCTAAGATTCTTAACTTTAGAAATAGTAGTGCCGCTATCAGACGTGGTACAATGACACCTTATGCAAGTGATGATATTTGTGCCTTTACAAAAACATTAGGAACAGAGAAAGTTATTGTAATGACCAATCTTAGAAATGCAAGTAAAACATTTGTGATTCCGGCGGCATTAGCAGGAACTTATAAAGATGCTTATACTGGTGCAAACGTAACATTGGTTTCTGGAGCTACACAATCTTTTAATGCTTTTCAATATATTGTTTTAACTAATACAAATGTTGCAACTGTAGCCGTTACAGGAGTTTCGGTTAGTCCAACAACAGCGACGGTTGGTTTAGGATCTACACAACAATTAAATCCAACAATTGCTCCTGCAAATGCAACAAATCAAAACGTAACATGGACTTCAAGCAATACAGCTGTAGCAACTGTAAACGCATCTGGATTAGTTACAGCGGTTTCAGCAGGAACAACAACTATTACCGTTAAAACAGTTGACGGAAATAAAACAGCAACTTCAGCTATAACAGTTGCGGCAATTCCGGTTTCTTCCGTAAGTGTTTCGCCAACAACGGCAAGTTTATATGCAGGAAACACACAACAGCTTTCGGCTACGATTTCTCCGGCAAATGCAACAAACAAAACCGTAACGTGGAGTTCTAGCAATACAGCTGTTGCAACTGTAAATTCATCTGGATTAGTAACAGCGGTTTCAGCAGGAACAGCAAATATTACTGTAACAACGCAAGACGGAAGCAAAACTGCAATTGCAGCCATTACTGTAAACGCAAATACTAATTTCACAGTTTATTTCTACAAACCATCAAATTGGGGAACTGGAATTAAAATTTATTATTGGAGCGCTTTACCAACAGGCGTTTTAGCTGATGCTTCATGGCCAGGCGTAAACATGACCGATGCCGGAAATGGTTGGTACAGTTACACGTTTACAAATGTAACTTCGACTAATTTAATTTTTAATGACGGAACAAGTCAAACAGCTGATTTAAACAGAAACAAAACAGGTTGGTACATGAATACAACTTGGTACGATTCAAATCCAGGAACTGTTGTAGCGGTTACAGGAGTTACATTATCGCCAACAACTGCCACTTTATTAGTGGGTGCAACACAACAATTAACGCCAACAGTTGCGCCTGCAACAGCAACAAATAAAGCAGTAACTTATAGTTCAAGTAATACTGCTGTAGCAACTGTAAATGCTTCGGGATTAATAACTGCTGTAGCTGCAGGTTCTGCAACAATTACAGTTACAACTCAGGATGGAGCAAAAACAGCAACTTGTGCAGTAACGGTAAATGCAACAAATGTAGCTGTAACAAGCGTAAGTTTGAGTCCAACTTCAGCATCATTATCTGTAGGTGGAACGCAACAATTGACTCCAACAATTCTTCCGGCAAATGCAACAAACAAATCTGTAAATTACAGTTCGAGCAATACCGCTGTAGCAACTGTAAATTCATCTGGATTAGTAACTGCTGTAGCAAACGGATCAGCAACTATTACAGTAACTACAGTTGATGGAAGCAAAACAAGTACTTGTGCTGTAACAGTTTCGACTGCAACAGGAACTTATTATACAATAAAAAACAGATGGACAGGTGCCTATTTATCTGATGCCGGAGCAAATGTAGGTTATGGAGCAACGGTTGCAAACAACAATTACAAATGGCAAAAAATAGCTATTGACGCAACTTATTTTGTACTTAAAAATGTAGCAACTGGCGAATTAATGAATATCGAAAGTCAAACCGGAAATGTTCAGGCAAATATAACCGATACTACTTTCTGGAGTGCACAATGGTCTAGCGATTATATCGACGGAACTTGGGTTAGATTAAGAAACAGATGGCAAACCGGAAACATTATTCATGTTGAAAACCAAACAGGATCTGCACAATATGGTAATTCTCAAGATGGTTGGTACAGTGCACAATGGCAATTGGAAACAACAACTGTTTCTACTTCAAAATCTGTTGTGAATTCTAAAGATGTTTCATCATCTGAAAAAGTAATTGGCATTTATCCTAATCCATCTACCGATAATCAATTTCATGTTTTGTTACCGGAATCAGAAACTGGAGACGTAACTACAATTACGGTTTCTGATATGAACGGAAGAACTGTTTTAACAGAAAAACTTTCGACTTCAG
- a CDS encoding alpha-amylase family glycosyl hydrolase, giving the protein MKSNIKIVYTLILALAFVSCSSSDNDSAPASPYQQYGASFDKMPKKEDAIIYQVNIRAFSQAGTLKGVQDRLTQIQELGANVVYLMPVYPVGKIKASGELGSPYAVKDYKAVNPDFGTLQDLQTLVEEAHKKNMAVILDWVANHTSWDNAWITQHPNWYQKNDKGEIIIPPGTNYNDVAQLDFNNAEMKDAMIDAMSYWVYNANIDGFRCDYADLVPQNFWSDAITKLRTIKKNQNILMLAEGSKASHFVSGFDYTFGFNFFSTLEKVFKESKPATTIQDSNATEYATNYRPENRIVRYTSNHDVNLSEGTPYELFGGKEGSIATFVVAAYMKSVPMIYNGQEVGYNKRINYFAKTPIDWSTADASVLAEYKKIIAFRNSSNAIKTGSFTGYSSNEISAFTMVKDAEKVLVLSNLTNSAVKYLVTPSLKGTWKDAFTGNAVTVAADLTLQPFQYLVLKN; this is encoded by the coding sequence ATGAAATCAAATATAAAAATCGTCTATACTTTAATACTTGCATTAGCATTTGTATCGTGTAGTTCGTCAGATAACGATTCAGCTCCGGCTTCTCCTTATCAACAATATGGCGCATCATTTGACAAAATGCCTAAAAAAGAAGATGCTATAATTTATCAGGTAAATATTCGTGCTTTTAGTCAGGCAGGAACTCTAAAAGGTGTTCAGGACAGACTTACTCAAATTCAGGAATTAGGCGCAAATGTTGTGTATCTAATGCCTGTTTATCCTGTTGGAAAAATAAAAGCTTCGGGGGAATTAGGTTCTCCTTATGCTGTGAAAGATTATAAAGCTGTAAATCCTGATTTTGGAACTTTGCAAGATCTTCAGACTTTAGTTGAAGAAGCGCACAAAAAAAATATGGCCGTAATTCTTGACTGGGTTGCCAATCATACTTCTTGGGACAACGCATGGATTACACAACATCCAAACTGGTATCAAAAGAATGACAAAGGAGAAATTATTATTCCTCCGGGAACAAATTACAATGACGTTGCACAGTTAGATTTCAATAATGCTGAAATGAAAGATGCAATGATCGACGCAATGTCTTACTGGGTTTACAATGCAAATATCGATGGTTTCAGATGTGACTATGCAGATTTAGTTCCTCAGAATTTCTGGTCAGATGCAATCACAAAATTAAGAACCATCAAAAAAAATCAAAATATCTTAATGCTTGCTGAAGGTTCAAAAGCGAGTCATTTTGTTTCGGGTTTTGATTATACATTTGGATTTAACTTTTTCTCGACTTTAGAAAAAGTATTCAAAGAAAGTAAACCTGCTACAACTATTCAGGATTCAAACGCAACTGAATATGCGACTAATTACAGACCCGAAAATAGAATTGTAAGATACACAAGCAATCATGACGTAAACCTTTCTGAAGGAACTCCTTACGAACTTTTTGGAGGTAAAGAAGGTTCTATCGCTACATTTGTTGTCGCTGCTTATATGAAATCTGTTCCAATGATCTACAACGGACAAGAAGTTGGTTATAATAAAAGAATCAATTATTTCGCAAAAACTCCAATTGACTGGTCTACTGCGGATGCTTCTGTTTTGGCAGAATACAAAAAAATTATCGCTTTCAGAAATTCAAGCAATGCCATAAAAACAGGAAGTTTTACTGGATATAGCAGTAATGAAATAAGCGCTTTTACAATGGTAAAAGATGCCGAAAAAGTTCTGGTTCTTTCTAATTTAACTAATTCAGCCGTTAAATATTTAGTTACTCCTTCATTAAAAGGAACATGGAAAGATGCTTTTACAGGAAATGCAGTAACTGTTGCTGCCGACTTAACGCTACAACCTTTTCAATATTTAGTATTGAAAAACTAA
- a CDS encoding SusE domain-containing protein codes for MKKYINKLFVLGSLLFLAASCETDGQLTTLATVTFPSAIEVSSSTIVLKEDVSDQQVLLVSWPKVTYPIAAPVTYALQFDLSTDIKGSEAWGKAKRVEVGQDVLSKSFTVLELNKIATELGLKPNVPGELVIRVESTMDHRIYSTPVTITVTPYEKVVVFGEIYMPGSYQGWAIETAAGLKEIQVGIFQGYMTLPEGAGPGFKINRERNWAQFFGAGATNSDLKNMSDTDFTLSGPGSYQIKVNLNTLKWTATAYSWGIVGTATAGSWDASTPMSYDHQTKTWKITTTLAPGALKFRLNNSWDVNYGPADSSTNTINLGNTAAYTIGEAGTYEVTFTINEVDPASNGYPATATCTIVKK; via the coding sequence ATGAAAAAATATATAAATAAATTATTCGTACTAGGCAGTTTGCTTTTTTTAGCAGCTTCCTGCGAAACTGATGGACAACTAACAACCTTAGCAACGGTAACTTTCCCTTCTGCTATTGAAGTTTCATCGAGTACAATAGTGCTTAAAGAAGATGTATCTGATCAGCAAGTCTTACTTGTTTCATGGCCAAAAGTGACTTATCCAATCGCTGCGCCCGTTACTTATGCTTTACAATTTGATCTAAGTACCGATATCAAAGGAAGCGAAGCTTGGGGAAAAGCTAAACGAGTTGAAGTTGGACAAGATGTTTTAAGCAAATCTTTTACTGTACTCGAATTGAATAAAATTGCTACAGAATTAGGTCTAAAACCTAACGTTCCCGGAGAATTAGTAATTCGTGTTGAATCTACTATGGATCATAGAATTTATTCAACTCCAGTTACAATAACCGTTACGCCTTACGAAAAAGTAGTCGTATTTGGCGAAATATATATGCCGGGAAGTTATCAAGGTTGGGCTATAGAAACAGCAGCTGGATTAAAAGAAATACAAGTAGGAATATTTCAAGGTTATATGACTTTACCTGAAGGTGCAGGTCCTGGATTTAAAATAAATAGAGAGAGAAACTGGGCTCAGTTCTTTGGTGCAGGAGCTACAAACTCTGATCTAAAAAACATGAGTGATACTGATTTTACTCTTTCAGGACCAGGTTCGTATCAGATAAAAGTAAATTTAAATACTTTAAAATGGACCGCTACCGCTTATTCTTGGGGAATTGTTGGAACAGCAACAGCCGGAAGTTGGGATGCAAGTACTCCAATGAGCTATGATCACCAAACCAAAACATGGAAGATCACTACCACTCTAGCGCCAGGAGCCTTAAAATTTAGATTAAATAATTCGTGGGATGTAAATTATGGTCCTGCAGATTCTTCAACAAATACAATTAACCTTGGTAATACAGCAGCTTATACCATTGGAGAAGCAGGAACTTATGAAGTAACCTTTACAATAAACGAAGTAGATCCGGCAAGCAATGGCTACCCTGCAACTGCAACTTGTACTATCGTTAAAAAATAA